One region of Plasmodium vivax chromosome 7, whole genome shotgun sequence genomic DNA includes:
- a CDS encoding hypothetical protein, conserved (encoded by transcript PVX_099400A) yields MKYINNLKEIENKIKSICDSCGAAPPKILIASKYVGSEEINNIHVYDKKYHFGENSLEALEEKARQLPDTIKWHFIGNLQSKKCKVLANLKNLHMVESLDKQKKATLLNNYLKSINENEQRSSDQVKKIRVLMQIKTTDDLNKTGIAHSQYDDIESTILYIINNCEFLIFKGLMTISSLEPSSRENSFVILNDIKSRLLSNTAIRDYFRDRKFHMSMGMSGDLELAIKHRTTQLRIGSAIFG; encoded by the coding sequence ATGAAGTACATTAACAACTTGAAAGagattgaaaataaaataaagtccATCTGTGACAGCTGCGGTGCTGCCCCGCCGAAGATACTAATTGCTAGCAAATATGTAGGCagtgaagaaataaataacattCACGTGTATGACAAGAAGTACCACTTTGGGGAGAACTCCCTGGAAGCCTTGGAGGAAAAGGCGAGGCAACTGCCAGACACCATCAAGTGGCATTTCATAGGAAACCTCCAATCAAAGAAATGCAAAGTCTtggcaaatttgaaaaacctCCATATGGTGGAATCGCtagataaacaaaaaaaagccaccctgttaaataattatttaaaaagcataaacGAAAATGAACAGAGAAGCAGTGaccaggtaaaaaaaatccgtGTGCTTATGCAAATTAAAACAACAGACGACCTGAACAAGACAGGCATTGCGCATAGCCAATATGATGATATTGAAAGCACCATTCTGTACATCATCAACAATTGTGAATTTCTTATTTTCAAGGGACTCATGACCATTTCCTCGTTGGAACCTTCCAGTAGGGAAAACTCCTTCGTTATTTTGAATGACATAAAAAGTAGACTGCTAAGCAATACAGCCATTCGCGATTACTTTCGCGACAGAAAATTTCACATGAGCATGGGCATGTCCGGCGACCTCGAACTAGCCATTAAGCACCGAACAACGCAGCTCAGAATTGGGAGCGCcatttttggctag